Proteins co-encoded in one uncultured Draconibacterium sp. genomic window:
- the uvrA gene encoding excinuclease ABC subunit UvrA, producing MTKKKEETNTEVQLAELESEEKIIVQGARVHNLRNIDVDIPRNKLTVITGLSGSGKSSLAFDTIYAEGQRRYIETFSAYARSFLGNMERPDVDKITGLSPVISIEQKVTTRNPRSTVGTVTEIYDFLRLLYARAGEAFSYNTGEKMVKYTEEKIINLIKSDFAGKRINILAPVVKGRKGHYRELFEQIRRKGFLTARIDGELTELMHNHKVDRYKNHFIEILIDKLVVDEASTKRLKDSVQTAMKHGHGILMILDHDTNEAKYYSRLLMCPTTGISYNEPAPHNFSFNSPQGACPKCNGLGRVTEIDLDKIMPEKNKSIHKGGIAPLGPYKNTLIFWQIEALGEKHGFTLKTPVKDIPEEGLNEVLFGTNDRIQLKNTPLGNSMNYMMSYDGVIKYIDNQREESTSKTAQKWANQFVKTIECPECKGMRLKNESLHFKIDGKNISELAKLDLDELGEWLNGLEDRISERQLKIGAEVIKEIRDRLGFMLGVGLNYLALDRTAQSLSGGESQRIRLATQIGSQLVNVLYILDEPSIGLHHRDNLKLIQALEQLRDSGNSVIVVEHDRDTMLHADHLIDMGPHAGRHGGEVVAAGTPQEVLKSNSLTADYLNERKKIEVPAVRRNGKSDIFKITGCSGNNLNNVTVEIPLGKFICVTGVSGSGKSTLINETLQPILSQHFYKSLKDPLPYKKVEGLELIDKVIRVDQSPIGRTPRSNPVTYTNVFGDIRSLFAQLPEAKIRGYKPGRFSFNVKGGRCEECQGGGLKLIEMNFLPDVYVHCDKCNGKRYNRETLEVRYKGKSISDVLNMTINQGVEFFEHIPSIANKLSTLQDVGLGYITLGQSSTTLSGGESQRVKLAAELAKRDTGKTIYILDEPTTGLHFEDVRVLLEVLNKLVEKGNTVIVIEHNMDVIKVADHIIDIGPEGGKHGGKVLCTGTPEEVCKNKKSHTAKYLKQELGL from the coding sequence ATGACAAAAAAGAAAGAAGAAACAAATACCGAAGTGCAACTGGCTGAACTTGAATCGGAGGAAAAAATCATTGTTCAGGGAGCCCGCGTGCACAACCTTCGAAATATTGATGTTGATATTCCACGAAATAAACTCACCGTTATAACCGGGTTAAGTGGAAGTGGAAAATCATCGCTGGCATTCGATACCATTTATGCCGAGGGGCAACGTCGTTACATCGAAACATTTTCGGCTTATGCGCGCTCGTTTCTCGGAAACATGGAACGCCCTGATGTGGATAAAATTACCGGTTTGAGTCCTGTAATTTCCATCGAACAAAAAGTAACTACCCGAAATCCCCGTTCAACGGTTGGAACGGTAACTGAGATTTATGACTTTTTACGTTTGTTGTATGCCCGTGCCGGCGAGGCATTCTCGTACAACACCGGCGAAAAAATGGTGAAATACACTGAAGAAAAGATCATTAACCTGATTAAAAGTGATTTTGCCGGAAAACGTATCAACATTCTTGCACCTGTTGTAAAAGGCCGTAAAGGGCATTACCGCGAATTGTTTGAACAAATTCGCCGAAAAGGATTCCTGACAGCACGTATAGATGGTGAATTGACGGAACTGATGCACAACCATAAAGTTGATCGTTACAAAAATCACTTTATCGAAATTCTGATTGATAAGCTGGTGGTTGATGAAGCCAGCACAAAACGCTTGAAAGACAGTGTGCAGACTGCCATGAAACATGGGCACGGAATTCTGATGATTCTCGATCATGATACCAACGAAGCCAAATATTACAGCCGTTTATTGATGTGTCCGACTACTGGAATTTCGTACAACGAACCGGCACCGCATAATTTCTCTTTTAACTCGCCACAGGGCGCTTGTCCAAAGTGTAACGGGCTTGGTCGAGTTACCGAAATCGACCTCGACAAGATAATGCCTGAGAAGAATAAAAGTATTCACAAAGGCGGAATAGCACCGCTTGGCCCTTACAAAAACACACTTATTTTCTGGCAGATTGAGGCCTTGGGAGAGAAACATGGTTTCACGTTAAAAACACCGGTAAAAGATATTCCTGAAGAAGGACTGAATGAGGTGTTGTTTGGTACCAACGATCGCATTCAGCTAAAAAATACACCGCTTGGTAACAGCATGAATTACATGATGAGTTACGATGGCGTGATAAAATACATCGACAATCAGCGCGAAGAAAGTACATCGAAAACAGCACAAAAATGGGCCAACCAGTTTGTGAAAACCATTGAGTGCCCCGAGTGTAAAGGCATGCGATTGAAAAATGAATCGCTGCATTTTAAAATCGATGGGAAAAATATTTCGGAACTGGCAAAGCTTGATCTTGATGAATTGGGCGAATGGCTCAATGGCTTGGAAGACCGTATTTCAGAACGTCAGTTAAAAATTGGAGCAGAGGTGATCAAAGAAATCCGCGACCGCCTTGGTTTTATGCTGGGCGTAGGATTAAATTACCTGGCTCTCGACCGCACGGCACAAAGCCTTTCGGGTGGCGAATCGCAACGTATTCGCTTGGCCACACAAATTGGCTCGCAGCTTGTAAATGTGCTTTATATTCTGGATGAACCAAGTATCGGGCTGCACCACCGCGATAATCTGAAACTAATTCAGGCACTGGAACAATTGCGCGACTCGGGTAACTCGGTAATTGTGGTGGAACACGACCGCGATACGATGTTACATGCCGATCACCTGATTGACATGGGGCCACATGCCGGTCGCCATGGTGGCGAAGTCGTGGCAGCGGGGACACCGCAGGAAGTGCTGAAATCGAATTCGCTAACGGCTGATTACCTTAACGAAAGAAAGAAAATTGAAGTGCCTGCTGTGCGCAGAAACGGTAAGTCAGATATTTTTAAAATCACCGGTTGTTCGGGCAATAACCTGAATAATGTAACGGTTGAAATTCCACTGGGGAAATTTATCTGTGTTACCGGTGTTTCCGGCTCTGGAAAATCAACACTGATAAACGAGACGCTGCAACCCATTTTAAGCCAGCATTTTTATAAATCGCTGAAAGATCCGCTGCCTTACAAAAAGGTGGAAGGCCTGGAATTGATAGATAAAGTTATTCGTGTCGACCAGTCGCCGATTGGCCGCACGCCACGCTCGAATCCGGTTACATATACCAATGTTTTTGGCGACATTAGAAGTTTGTTTGCACAGTTGCCTGAAGCCAAAATACGTGGTTATAAACCTGGTCGCTTTTCATTCAATGTAAAAGGCGGACGCTGCGAAGAATGTCAGGGTGGGGGATTAAAACTTATTGAAATGAATTTCCTGCCCGATGTGTATGTGCACTGCGATAAGTGCAACGGCAAACGCTACAACCGCGAAACGCTTGAAGTGCGCTACAAGGGAAAATCCATCAGCGATGTGCTGAATATGACCATCAATCAGGGGGTGGAATTTTTCGAACATATTCCATCTATTGCCAATAAACTAAGTACTTTGCAGGATGTTGGTTTGGGCTACATCACACTGGGTCAATCGTCAACTACACTTTCAGGAGGTGAATCGCAACGGGTAAAACTGGCTGCCGAACTGGCAAAACGCGACACCGGAAAAACCATTTATATTTTGGATGAACCTACAACAGGTCTGCATTTTGAGGATGTGCGTGTGCTGCTTGAGGTGCTGAATAAGTTGGTGGAAAAAGGAAATACCGTAATTGTTATCGAGCACAACATGGATGTTATAAAAGTTGCCGATCACATTATCGATATTGGCCCGGAAGGCGGAAAACATGGTGGTAAAGTTCTGTGCACCGGAACACCTGAAGAGGTATGCAAAAACAAAAAATCACACACCGCTAAATACCTGAAACAAGAGTTGGGATTGTAA
- a CDS encoding nucleoside kinase: MGTSLLEISKNLNIKLQNQVCGAIVNHQVKELSFCVVKPKHIEFIDFTHPDGMRMYIRSLIFVLYAAVKEVFPHVAFKVQNGISKGYFCELQGLEREISDSDIFSIKQEMNALVEADIPFVKKGIITSHAVDLLARQGLEDKAQLFDQQGRMYSYLYFLNELGDYFYGNLLPSTGYISNYGLMPYFDGLLLQIPKRKDFKKLHKIVYNDKLFDIFQEQKDWAEILNVSTIGSLNDFALQNRSGDIIKISEALHEKKIAEIANQISARGNETKVVLVAGPSASGKTTFSKRLGVQLAVNGMRPYQVSLDDYFVDREHTPKDEHGEYDFEALEAIDIEFFNHQLIELFEGKEVRLPKFDFHSGKRMQNGKTLKLDKADILIVEGIHGMNPSLLTDVKEQNTFKIFISALTQISVDEHTHISTADNRLLRRMIRDSRYRGYRASDTIKRWPSVRKGEEKNIFPYQENADVMFNSATIYELAVLKKYAEPILKLVLENQPEYMESTRLLEFLSYFKPISDEEIPPTSLLREFLGGSSFAY; encoded by the coding sequence ATGGGGACATCATTACTAGAAATCAGTAAAAATTTAAATATAAAACTCCAAAATCAGGTATGTGGTGCTATTGTAAACCACCAGGTTAAGGAGTTGTCGTTTTGTGTGGTAAAACCCAAGCACATCGAGTTTATTGACTTTACGCATCCCGACGGGATGAGAATGTACATCAGGAGTTTAATTTTTGTATTGTACGCAGCCGTAAAAGAAGTTTTTCCACATGTGGCATTTAAAGTGCAAAACGGCATAAGTAAAGGCTATTTTTGCGAATTGCAGGGGCTGGAACGCGAAATTTCCGACTCTGATATCTTCTCCATAAAACAGGAAATGAATGCACTTGTCGAGGCCGATATTCCTTTTGTGAAAAAAGGCATTATAACATCGCACGCCGTTGATCTGTTGGCAAGACAAGGGCTGGAGGATAAGGCCCAGTTGTTCGATCAGCAAGGGCGTATGTACTCCTATCTTTATTTTTTGAATGAGCTTGGCGATTATTTCTATGGCAACCTGCTGCCTTCAACCGGCTACATTTCAAACTATGGTTTGATGCCGTATTTTGATGGTTTATTGTTGCAGATTCCCAAAAGAAAGGACTTTAAGAAATTGCATAAGATCGTATACAACGATAAATTGTTTGATATTTTCCAGGAACAAAAAGACTGGGCTGAAATTCTGAATGTTTCCACCATCGGAAGCTTAAACGATTTTGCACTTCAGAACCGTAGTGGCGATATCATAAAAATATCGGAAGCGCTGCACGAGAAAAAGATTGCTGAAATTGCCAACCAGATATCAGCACGCGGAAACGAGACCAAAGTTGTGCTGGTTGCCGGGCCGTCGGCATCGGGAAAAACCACATTTAGCAAACGATTGGGGGTTCAGCTGGCAGTAAACGGTATGCGTCCGTATCAGGTATCGCTTGACGATTATTTTGTTGATCGCGAACATACACCAAAAGATGAACACGGCGAGTACGATTTTGAGGCACTTGAAGCCATCGATATTGAGTTTTTTAATCACCAGTTGATCGAACTTTTTGAAGGTAAGGAAGTCCGTTTGCCCAAGTTTGATTTCCATAGTGGCAAACGAATGCAAAATGGCAAAACGCTAAAACTCGATAAAGCTGATATTCTGATTGTGGAAGGAATTCATGGAATGAATCCCAGCCTTTTAACCGATGTAAAGGAACAGAACACGTTTAAGATTTTCATTTCGGCGCTAACCCAGATTTCGGTGGATGAGCATACTCATATTTCTACAGCCGACAACCGCTTGCTACGGCGGATGATTCGCGACAGTCGATACCGCGGGTACCGTGCTTCAGATACAATAAAACGTTGGCCGTCGGTGCGAAAGGGCGAGGAGAAAAATATATTCCCTTATCAGGAAAATGCGGATGTAATGTTTAATTCGGCAACCATATATGAGCTGGCGGTTTTGAAAAAATAT